The following proteins come from a genomic window of Chloroflexota bacterium:
- a CDS encoding ATP-binding protein, whose protein sequence is MDPGGTGLGLAIARWIADDHGGELDLRSTPGQGTIATLRLPLLC, encoded by the coding sequence ATGGACCCGGGGGGCACCGGCCTGGGCCTGGCCATTGCCCGATGGATAGCTGATGACCACGGGGGAGAACTGGACCTGAGGAGCACCCCGGGCCAGGGCACCATAGCCACCCTCCGGCTGCCCCTGCTGTGTTAG